The sequence GGGCGGGGGCGTCCCGCAGGCTCGGCGGCAGCGCGGCGAGCACCTTCAGCTCGGCGGCCGCCACCGCGTCCGCCAGCCCCATCTCGCCGGCCGGTCCGGGCAGGCCGGAGAGGAAGAGCGCCTCCGCCTCGTCCCGGGTCAGGCCGGTCAGCCGGGTCCGGTAGCCGCCGAGGAGGCGGTAGCCGCCGGCCCGGCCGCGGTCGGCGTAGACCGGCACCCCGGCGGCGGAGAGCGCCAACACGTCCCGGTAGACCGTCCGCTCGGACACCTCCAGCTCGCGGGCCAGTTCGGCGGCGGTCATCGTCTCCCGGGACTGCAACAGCAGCACCAGGGAGATCAGCCGGGACGCGCGCACCCGACCATCCTGCCCGGCCCCGGGGCGTGCCGGTGAGCACTAGGCTCTCCGCTCGTGAACGCACCCAGCATCGCCGCGCCGGTCACCGGCGCCGTCGGTCGGTTCTTCGCCGGCGTCGGGCTGCTCCTGCGCGGCCTCGGCCTCTACGTCCGCAGCCCCGGGCTGATGCTGCTCGGCATCGTGCCGGCGCTGATCTCCGGTGCGGTCTTCCTGTCCGCCTTCGCCGCCCTGGTGTACTTCGTGGACGACCTGGCCGCGCTGGTCACCCCGTTCGCCGACGACTGGTCGACCACCGCCCGCAGCCTGGTCCGGGTGATCGCCGGGTTGGCCTTCCTCGGGCTGGGCGGGCTGGTGGCGGTGGTCAGCTTCACCGCGGTCACCCTGGTCATCGGTGACCCGTTCTACGAGAAGATCTCCGAGCGGGTGGAGGAGCGCCTCGGTGGCACCCCGGGTGCGGTGGAGGTGCCGTTCTGGGCCTCGCTGCGGCGCAGCCTCGTCGACTCGCTGCGGCTGGTCGGGCTCTCGGTGCTGTTCGGCATCCCGCTCTTCGCCGCCGGGTTCATCCCGGTGGTCGGCCAGACGGTGGTGCCGGTGATCGGGGCGGCGGTGGGTGGCTGGCTGCTCGCCGTCGAGCTGGTGGGGGCGCCGTTCTCCCGGCGCGGGCTACGGCTGCCCGACCGCCGGTCGATCCTGAAGGCGGACCGGCCCACCACGCTCGGCTTCGGCGTGGCGGTCTTCCTCTGCTTCCTGATCCCGCTCGGCGCGGTGCTGGTCATGCCGGCCGCCGTCGCCGGGGCCACCCTGCTCACCCGCCGGTCGCTCGGTCAACCCGTCGTGGAGAGCTGACCCGGAGATCACCAGGCCGGCATAGGCACGACCCCCTGAGTCCGATATCCGGTGTCCGAGCCTGCCCACCGAACCACTCCGCGACGACCGGTGCGGCGGGTCTGTCGCCGAACCCGGGCGTCATCCGGCGCGCCGCCCTCAGGAGATCGTCGCCGTGAGTAACCAGGGCGACTCTCACGGAACGTGACGGACCGCGGGGGAGCTACAACTGCCTCCCCCGCGCTTTGCTCTGCTGCTGCGGACGCAACACGCTTCCGAGCAGGCGTTTTCTCATGCCACGGGCGGCGACGGGTAACGGTGGTTGTGACTCAGAGTTGCTGTTGCCTGGGCGACAGCAGAGCAAAGCGGGAGAGGAGGGTGTCGGCCGGCGGCCTGCCGTCACTCACCGCAAGGGAGGGGTGGACGACCGTCCCGCCTGGCAGGTGGTGCGAGACGATTTCCGCGAGGGCTCGACGGCGATCCGGCCCCGGCGGGGGGCTCGACGGTCAGGCGGAGTCGCGCACCACCAGCTCGGTCGGGAGGATCACCGACTCCTCGATCGCCTCGCCCGCGGCGAGCCGCAGCAACTGTCGGGTCATCTCCCGGCCCAGCTCCACGATCTCCCAGCGCACCGTGGTCAGCGGCGGCTCGGTGTAGGCCGCCGTCTCGATGTCGTCGAAGCCGATCACCGCGACGTCGTCCGGCACCCGCCGTCCGGCCTCGCGCAGGGTTCGCAGGGCGGCGTGCGCCATCAGGTCGCTGGCGGCGAAGACCGCGTCCAGGTCGGGATGCGCGGTGAGCAGCTGGTGCATGGCCGCCGCCCCGGACTCCCGGGTGAAGTCGCCGTACGCGACCAGCTCCGCCAGCCCGGCGGCGGTGACCGTCTGGCGGTAGCCGGTGAGCCGCTCGATGCCCGCGATCATGTCCTGCGGGCCGGCGATGCAGGCGATCCGGCGGCGACCGTTCTCGATCAGGTGCCGCACCGCCCGGGTCACCCCGCCGACGTTGTCGACATCGACGTACGGCACCCGCGCGCCG comes from Micromonospora purpureochromogenes and encodes:
- a CDS encoding LacI family DNA-binding transcriptional regulator, which gives rise to MTTAQRPTLEAVARRAGVSRATVSRVVNGSTTVAEPIREAVRRAVAELGYVPNLAARSLVTQRTDSVALVMPEEATRVFSDDQVFPGIIRGAAQELEAADKQLVLMLAGSAAGHERVERYTTGRHVDGVLFASLHGADPLPGTLARLGIPVVCAGRPLDGARVPYVDVDNVGGVTRAVRHLIENGRRRIACIAGPQDMIAGIERLTGYRQTVTAAGLAELVAYGDFTRESGAAAMHQLLTAHPDLDAVFAASDLMAHAALRTLREAGRRVPDDVAVIGFDDIETAAYTEPPLTTVRWEIVELGREMTRQLLRLAAGEAIEESVILPTELVVRDSA
- a CDS encoding EI24 domain-containing protein; its protein translation is MNAPSIAAPVTGAVGRFFAGVGLLLRGLGLYVRSPGLMLLGIVPALISGAVFLSAFAALVYFVDDLAALVTPFADDWSTTARSLVRVIAGLAFLGLGGLVAVVSFTAVTLVIGDPFYEKISERVEERLGGTPGAVEVPFWASLRRSLVDSLRLVGLSVLFGIPLFAAGFIPVVGQTVVPVIGAAVGGWLLAVELVGAPFSRRGLRLPDRRSILKADRPTTLGFGVAVFLCFLIPLGAVLVMPAAVAGATLLTRRSLGQPVVES